Genomic window (Culex pipiens pallens isolate TS chromosome 3, TS_CPP_V2, whole genome shotgun sequence):
ataatcacaccgttcataaatgccaatcgttttaaaattaactcaaactcaccctatagagggggtgacattgggtcaaatagaaaacattttaatttgtgtaggtgctgtaacaccattaaaatcaatttaaaaatatataaaaaaaaacagaaattcactgaccagtgtgaaaaaagtatgatatcacaaagtttaaggtaaataataacagtataacaatttattgaaatggtacagaaagtaaaaaatactctcaacaaaacaagcaacttagtaaaacatatgtattcaaaattatggaattgcagtgcaattaattgcagccagaataaatatgctttaagaattaaagctattttgatatataaacagcattcatgatttaatttaaatgcgcttttaaatattttcttaaaatcgaaattaattaaatagaaaagttttgtttcaggaaaaaaatattttcattttattttaaggaaaatatctagttatgaaagctcctagttaatatttattttattccaaacattcataaaaatccaagctaaagcaacttttctttttaattccatacaagaatcagagccagggacaaacattcaatattacgaccttttgaagaaaattatgggttgtttgggtagtaaacatccatgtttctgttttaaaatctttgcatggcaatatctcagcaacaaagcaacaaagaattttctcagcatttcaaaaatattttttttcaaaattcggcactaaattttttaaattaataactgcaactatttaaaaaaaaagttacctaaaaatagctataggggaaggtggggcaagacgaccatatggggcaagaggaacaatcgctcgtacggccataatttttactattttgattatttccagtatgaggaattgttgctagcaatgcaattagctgattctactaccacataaccgccaaaacgacgtaaacgccacggggcataagattgaatgaagttttttttttcaaaacctttgtttccttataatatttggaaagtacaaaataaggcttagggttcgttttaaggctcattttatcaaaatgctattttcactagatcagtagtgtccctaccaatgacttgcacgtattataaagtatgatttatgtttAGGTTATTAttgtagagagcttttaaaaaatcttgtttaggtggggcaagtgtaccatatggatttttagtatggaaaaaaatacgaatttctgcagcaacatattttattgtgaaaaaaatacataaaagttcttaaaaactgataaacaattgtttaaaaaattgcccatacacgatataataatatcatgaaaatttactatttaatattttttttttcgtgaaaacggtcaaatttttagtaaaatattatttttaatctaaaaatgaaagaaacatttcaaatacatcctaatctgatgtatttaagtgataatagttcaattgttagtaaattagcatgttttttcatgcattgttcctcttgccccaacgggttgttcgtcttgccccactagttgagtagaacgcacgaaaaatcaaaaaaattaaaatcatttttttcattaaaaaacagatttttttaaaaactttttctatcaaagtctcagtcaagacctggaataagatgattccaataaatccgacagattttttaacgtttttaatgggttataacgagcatttccttagcttgttacacttgccccactttcccctaacttgaaaacggtgcactttatgaaaatttcactaatgtacttttagattgcaaattcgattttacatcgaaaaatataattgaaattaagatgcggtcaatatttcgattttttttaatcagtattgattcaaaaattcataactcaaacaacgattttatgcccgttctgaaaatttctgaaaagttggaaaaattaaaaaaaaatagtgttttttgcaaatcatgttttagtgacaaaaagtgaaattaaaaatcagcaaagtaaattaccatttatcatttttttcagtgtagtccttatccatacctacaactttgccgaagacaccaaatcgaccaaaagtttcttcaaaagatacagatttttaaattttcattgctgctaaatttgtatggaaaactatatggacaaactaatgatgcaaaatggcttgggcaccaaaaaaagtttcagacggattaaaaaaatcaaaaattaaaatttaagaataaagaccgattttgtatagaattgctcgaaaatcgatttcgtgtctttggaaaagttgtagacaacgcgctaaaaatcattcttttagtcatggacatccaaattgtgtaagtcttactcttactttaaattgattttgctatcgactacgtgttttgataaatttaaaaaagattgagctaaaatttggaatttattttacattttttttcagttgtttaaatctacgatttaagatttttgatccaacttttggttgctgagatattacctcaaaataaatacaaaaaaattaataagttaatttttcaatcttttcaatatctttgaaattattaacactgggacgcccaacgcatgtccaatatacacggatgccaaagcctccctaaaacgttggaacggtaacttcaactcacaggttttcgggcttgtctccggcgattttttttactagtgcaaacaaaagttggaacgacgtttttgatcgcataaattacagatttgatcaaatcgagttctgcaaagtttaaggatcTTCTAGACAGCCTTATAATTCACTCAGAAaaaatgtcccggttggttgagttatgcccgagaaccagcgagttgaaaataccgttccatcttttttaaggagttttatttatgttgatctttaacggcattgtattgaaatttatttcacaaattgatatcggcatttaaaaattaagtgactctttaaaacttaaattattttaatgtgtctataaatttgagtggttttatctcaaatatgaagttgaggggatagtatattttctcagcttaaagaaaaactaatattttcaggaaagggcacctttggcccctattttttttaatctttaaattaattgagaaacaaaaacaatgtttgcttgaagctcgtttttttctctaaaaatctaaaatgtttgcccatgtttctctttggctcaaggGATGATCcatattaacataaaaaaaaactaaaaaaaatacctacaactttgacgatggatagtaaacgtgtattttatgaaatgttatgtaatataacaatccgaattgtgtaacccatgaaataaggaatatattttagaccaaaatattcatcaaattttttggtgaatcttaatgtatgtatcgttcgttttttcgttactggttattttttaatgttagacgtttcacttgtgaaactgaaattttgcgccataatcctgaaattggggtttttagtttctttgtacttaaaaaaatattgcatgagagaggagatacaagatatcttgagtttgttttaagtgtcaaaaggaaatctttcgattaagattcttcgatcacttataggaccagctacggtaattagctaagatctgagattttgattattttttattttcgcagagaatcatttttagacacttcatttataatacatatttagttttttgccttgttacgaaaatcttataaaattgtcagcaatatttattttttaagttgttccaaaatagaactatcgaagactacatctactttcaatgcaaatttgcaagcacatttttagttacttgataccatcaacaaaaaaatgaaattgtgtttgcattttggtacgcattGTTTagggtaccgtcagtgggggtgactatgggtcaaaaaacgatacacctctcgaaatttcttaataacaaaaacaatttaaataacatcgaaaatctttcaacgtagatttgttcttagatagtttactaacattttcccaaaatatggtggattttgatgaacactaccttaaatgccaatagtttgaaaattgacccaatctcaccccttagagggggtgacattgggtcaaatgaaactaaaatgatgctcaaatacaacgatatggtaaaaacaagtcatccaacagcgtttcttgttcgagggaatcgtattgacacgctacagtgtttgaagtggagattttcaaacatttgggtagttttcgagcaattttaacaaaaatattagaaaaatgatttttcgagaggtcatttttggccaaaaacgtaccccaactttagacatctgccaaaataacaggatttgttctaggaacgagattttttcagcgaagtcatcataagatgtcccctacacaacccctttaacagaattcagtttcattgagaataacctgaaaaatggtaaaatccgtaaaaaatcactttgacccaatctcaccccccagacccaatgtcacccccattgacggtatattaactttggatactgtcactttattttttaacagcttttaaatttttgcaggacgtagttacatgagtattaaaaagtgtacattcaataacaggctcaaagtattgatatgaatctgccgaaatatatacttcaatattgaattggaaaatattatgacattgaaatataagtaataattttaaacacaataattgtatggttttgaagtgaaacaaaaaatgtatgcatgtaagtaaattcaaagcgcgtattttttggtttttttaaagaaaagattttttttaaatgccacgtggtcagccgtcgacccccccccctcccccccatggcttttcatggtttttttcggtcggatttcggactccctcccccccccctaaggagaccacgtggtttatgcacgaccccaacaccgtgaggtttttcggtggacaTGTTTTCGGTTACACCGGAAGGTTAAAATACTttgtccaacaccgtgaggtttttcggtggacatgttttcggttacaccggaaggaaaatactttgtccaacaccgtgaggttttttcggtggacatgttttcggttacaccggaaggaaaatactttgtccaacaccgtgaggttttcgGTGGACATGTTTTCGGTTACACCGGAAGGTTAAAATACTttgtccaacaccgtgaggtttttcggtggacaTGTTTACACCGGAAGGTAAAAATACTttgtccaacaccgtgaggtctTTCGGTGGACATGCTTTCGGTTACACCGGAAGGAAAATACTttgtccaacaccgtgaggttttttcggtggacatgttttcggttacaccggaaggaaaatactttgtccaacaccgtgaggttttttcggtggacatgttttcggttacaccggaaggaaaatactttgtccaataccgtgaggtttttcggtggacatgttttcggttacaccggaaggaaaatactttgtccaacaccgtgaggtttttcggtggacatgttttcggttacaccggaaggaaaatactttgtccaacaccgtgaggttttttcggtggacatgttttcggttacaccggaaggaaaatactttgtccaacaccgtgaggtttttcggtggacatgttttcggttacaccggaaggaaaatactttgtccaacaccgtgaggttttttcggtggacatgttttcggttacaccggaaggaaaatactttgtccaacaccgtgaggttttcgGTGGACATGTTTTCGGTTACACCGGAAGGTTAAAATACTttgtccaacaccgtgaggtttttcggtggacaTGTTTACACCGGAAGGTAAAAATACTttgtccaacaccgtgaggtctTTCGGTGGACATGCTTTCGGTTACACCGGAAGGAAAATACTttgtccaacaccgtgaggtttttcggtggacatgttttcggttacaccggaaggaaaatactttgtccaacaccgtgaggttttttcggtggacatgttttcggttacaccggaaggaaaatactttgtccaataccgtgaggtttttcggtggacatgttttcggttacaccggaaggaaaatactttgtccaacaccgtgaggtttttcggtggacatgttttcggttacaccggaaggaaaatactttgtccaacaccgtgaggttttttcggtggacatgttttcggttacaccggaaggaaaatactttgtccaacaccgtgaggtttttcggtggacatgttttcggttacaccggaaggaaaatactttgtccaacaccgtgaggtttttcggtggacatgttttcggttacaccggaaggaaaatactttgtccaacaccgtgaggtttttcggtggacatgttttcggttacaccggaaggaaaatactttgtccaataccgtgaggtttttcggtggacatgttttcggttacaccggaaggaaaatactttgtccaacaccgtgaggtttttcggtggacatgttttcggttacaccggaaggaaaatactttgtccaacaccgtgaggtttttcggtggacatgttttcggttacaccggaaggaaaatactttgtccaacaccgtgaggttttttcggtggacatgttttcggttacaccggaaggaaaatactttgtccaacaccgtgaggtttttcggtggacatgttttcggttacaccggaagaaaaatactttgtccaacaccgtgaggtttttcggtggacaTGTTATCGGTTACACCGGAAGGTTAAAATACTttgtccaacaccgtgaggtttttcggtggacatgttttcggttacaccggaaggaaaatactttgtccaacaccgtgaggttttttcGGTGGACATGTTATCGGTTACACCGGAAGGTTAAAATACTttgtccaacaccgtgaggtttttcggtggacatgttttcggttacaccggaaggaaaatactttgtccaacaccgtgaggttttttcGGTGGACATGTTATCGGTTACACCGGAAGGTTAAAATACTttgtccaacaccgtgaggtttttcggtggacatgttttcggttacaccggaaggaaaatactttgtccaacaccgtgaggttttttcggtggacatgttttcggttacaccggaaggaaaatactttgtccaacaccgtgaggtttttcggtggacaTGTTATCGGTTACACCGGAAGGTTAAAATACTttgtccaacaccgtgaggttttttcggtggacatgttttcggttacaccggaaggaaaatactttgtccaacaccgtgaggtttttcggtggacatgttttcggttacaccggaaggaaaatactttgtccaataccgtgaggtttttcggtggacatgttttcggttacaccggaaggaaaatactttgtccaacaccgtgaggtttttcggtggacatgttttcggttacaccggaaggaaaatactttgtccaacaccgtgaggtttttcggtggacatgttttcggttacaccggaaggaaaatactttgtccaacaccgtgaggttttttcggtggacatgttttcggttacaccggaaggaaaatactttgtccaacaccgtgaggttttttcggtggacatgttttcggttacaccggaaggaaaatactttgtccaacaccgtgaggtttttcggtggacatgttttcggttacaccggaagaaaaatactttgtccaacaccgtgaggtttttcggtggacatgttttcggttacaccggaaggaaaatactttgtccaataccgtgaggtttttcggtggacatgttttcggttacaccggaaggaaaatactttgtccaacaccgtgaggtttttcggtggacatgttttcggttacaccggaaggaaaatactttgtccaacaccgtgaggtttttcggtggacatgttttcggttacaccggaaggaaaatactttgtccaacaccgtgaggtttttcggtggacatgttttcggttacaccggaaggaaaatactttgtctaacaccgtgaggttttcgGTGGACATGTTTTCGGTTACACCGGAAGGTTAAAATACTttgtccaacaccgtgaggtttttcggtggacaTGTTTACACCGGAAGGTAAAAATACTttgtccaacaccgtgaggtctTTCGGTGGACATGCTTTCGGTTACACCGGAAGAAAAATACTttgtccaacaccgtgaggtttttcggtggacatgttttcggttacaccggaaggaaaatactttgtccaacaccgtgaggtttttcggtggacatgttttcggttacaccggaaggaaaatactttgtccaataccgtgaggtttttcggtggacatgttttcggttacaccggaaggaaaatactttgtccaacaccgtgaggtttttcggtggacatgttttcggttacaccggaaggaaaatactttgtccaacaccgtgaggtttttcggtggacatgttttcggttacaccggaaggaaaatactttgtccaacaccgtgaggttttttcggtggacatgttttcggttacaccggaaggaaaatactttgtccaacaccgtgaggttttttcggtggacatgttttcggttacaccggaaggaaaatactttgtccaacaccgtgaggtttttcggtggacatgttttcggttacaccggaagaaaaatactttgtccaacaccgtgaggtttttcggtggacatgttttcggttacaccggaaggaaaatactttgtccaacaccgtgaggtttttcggtggacatgttttcggttacaccggaaggaaaatactttgtccaacaccgtgaggtttttcggtggacatgttttcggttacaccggaaggaaaatactttgtccaacaccgtgaggtttttcggtggacatgttttcgggcatttcagaatttgaaaattgaaaaaaataaataaataaaggagAAGTCTAACATTTTGCTATTTACACAGGATGGAAAACAGCCGAATCAAACCGTTTGACGTGAACATCGAGGCAAGTCTACTGCCGGCTGAGTGGGACACCTGGAGACAAGACTTGGAATCGTACTTCGTCGTACATAAGATCAAAACCCAGCGAGACAAACGGGCGTATCTTGTCTATTTGGGTGGTCCTGGTTTGCAAGGTCTGCTCAAGTTGTTGCCAGCAGCGGACAAGGTACCGCACGTGAGCCGTGACCCACCTTTCTACGATGTGGCCGTCCAGGTTCTTACGGATCACTTTGAACCGTTTCGGCGTAAAACTTACGAACGCCATCTTTCCCATAAACTGGAACAAAAACCTGGCGAACGGTTTGCTGATTTTGTAATGCGACTTCGGAAGCAGATTGCACGGTGCGGCTACTCGGCAAAACATGCAGACGAACTTATCGCCGACCGGATTACTGCTGGATGCCACTCAGATGATCTGCGCAATAAATTGTTGCAGCAGGATCGGTCGTTGAAGGAAATCCTTGCTATGGGAAGCAGCACCGAAGAGGTTGGCAAGCATTCGAAGAAATGGACAAATGAGGTACGGCCGGCTGTGGTTCCTGACGTCTTCAAAATCGGCGCGCGGCCGTTGGGAAGGGAGAAGTTTCAGCAGAAGTCGTTCCGCGAACGGAACGCATCGGCGCCACGACCAGAACACCAACGATACCTGCAGGGACCGGGCCACGGGCAAAATACTTCACGACCAGGACAACAACGCCTCCAGCAAGTTCCGGGACAACAACGAATTCCGCAGGGTCCGGCCCACTGGCAGAACGTTTCGCACCCCAACCGGATGGCTCAACCGACGTGCCATCGCTGTGGCTATTTTGGACATACGCGTGGGGACGAACAGTGCCCGGCTTTCAATGATACGTGCGGCCTCTGCGGAAGAGTAGGGCACTGGGCAGTTCGTTGTTTCAGTCGAACTCGAGCTAAGAAACGGAGTCATGAGGAAGCAAGCGACCGGGCGGACACCAAACGGATTCGTGCAGTTACTGATGAGACAGAGAACCGTGAATCAAAGGATTACGTTTTCTACGCTATGGGCCGGAACGTTTTCACCTTCCAAGTGGGCGGAGTCGAGATTCCGATGATCATCGATTCTGGTGCCGATGCCAACATAATTTCGCAGACGGTTTGGGAGCAGATGAAGAAAGCTGACGTCAACGCGCTGAACGAAACCATCGAAGTCGACCGCATGCTGACCAGCTATGCCGTGAAGGAGCCGATGGACATAATTGGAATGTTCAGTGCGGAGATCGTGGCAGGACCGAACCGATCTTTTGCCAAGTTTTACGTCGTGAAGGGTGGACAACAGTGCCTCCTCGGAGACTACACGGCTAAAGACTTGAAGGTTCTTAAGGTGGGCTTTGATGTTGGCGCAGTCGAAGGAACTCAAGGCAAAGCTTTTCCCAAAATGCGAGATGTGTTGGTGGAGATTCCTATTGACCCAAACGTACAACCGGTGCAACAGCCGTATCGCAGGCCGCCAATTGCACTGGAGGAGAAAATCGAGGCAAAGCTGAAGTCACTCCTGGACAAGGACATCATCGAGCCAGTTAAGGGTCCATCATCATGGGTGTCTCCAATAGTGCCCGTGATCAAAGACAACGGGGACATACGTCTGTGTGTCGACATGAGGCGAGCTAACCAGGCTGTCATCCGGGAAACTCACCCACTACCACTGGTGGACGAACTTCTGGCTTCGGTAGATGGGGCAGTGCGGTTTTCTAAAATTGATATTAAAGACGCCTACCACCAGATCGAGATATCGGAGCGATCGCGTCCGATTACAACGTTCTTGACCAAAAAGGGACTCTACAGGTAGACAATTTGTATGACTCTGATTGATAATCAATAAAGACTAAATTCTGGCCAGTTTGGGTGCTTCAATAAATCAATGACTAGTGTAATTTTAGCCAGTAAAGTTTTCtaatacaaattattttatcTTGTTAAACATAGGTACAAACGGTTGATGTTTGGCATTAGTGCTGCCCCAGAGTTGTTCCAGAAAATAATGGAGGCTTTGGTAGCCGGCTTGGATGGCGTCATAGTCTACCTTGACGATGTGGTTGTGTTTGGGACGACACAAGATGAGCATGACAAGCGTTTGACCGCCCTGTTGGAGCGTTTGGAAGAGCATGACGTTCTTCTCAATAAGGAGAAATGCCTTTTCAACGTTGAGACGCTTGAGTTCCTGGGACACGAGTTGTCTACCAAAGGGGTTCGACCGACAGAATCCAGAATCGAGGCAATTCAGAAGTTCCGAGAACCACAAAACACGGCTGAGCTACGGAGTTTTCTGGGGTTAGTCGGTTACGTGGGTCGGTTTATCCCGAATCTGGCAGGCAAGACGGAACCGCTTCGGCAGTTGCTACGACTACATGTGACATTCAGGTGGACCGACATAGAACGAGCAGCATTCAACGGGATCAAACAAGCGATGTGCAACGTTGATTATCTGGGGTTTTTCAATACAAAGGATCGTACTAAGCTCATCACGGACGCCAGTCCAGTCGGATTGGGAGCGATTTTACTGCAAGAAGATCAACAAGGCAAATCCCGGGTTATCGCGTACGCTAGCAAAGCACTGacagaactggaaaagaagtaCTTTCAGACCGAGCGTGAGGCATTGTCATTGGTGTGGGGAGTCGAGAAATTCCGCCACTACTTGCTGGGGATCAAGTTTCTGCTGCTGACGGATTGCAAGGCGTTGAAGTTTCTATTCAGTCCACGATCTCGGCCATGTGCCCGCATTGAGCGATGGGTCTTGAGGTTACAGGTGTACACATATGAAATCGATCACATTTCGGGCTCAGCAAACCTGGCAGATGTTTTGTCTCGAATGTCAATCTCTGATGATCCGCAGTTTGATAACGATACGGAGAATTACATACGTTTCGTAAGCATCCAGGCCGTACCGGAAGCCCTTACCTTCAAGGACGTCGTGAACGCAACAATCGATGACGAGAGCATCCAGCAAGCGCTTGAGTCACTACGTGGAAACCAACGGGAAACCATGCCGGCCGAGTTTAAACCATTTATGGACGAACTGTGCTCGGCTAACGGTGTGTTGCTTCGAGGAAATCGTTTGGTGGTCCCACAAACGTTGTGGAGCAAGGTGATCCAAATTGCGCATGAGGCTCATCCAGGGATTGAATCGATGAAACGGAGGCTGAGACAAAAGGTTTGGTGGCCAACAATGGATAAACAAGTGGCAACTGCAGTTAAACGGTGTAAATCGTGTATACTAGTTTCCAACCTTGGCTCGCCAGAACCATTGCAGCGTTCCAGGATGCCAGAGAAGGCCTGGACGGATGTGGCCATCGATTTCATGGGGCCGCTGCCCTCCGGCCATTCGCTCCTGGTTCTTGTTGACTATTTTAGTCGATTCACTGAAGTCGTGGTTATGAAGCAGATCACCGCAAAGCGTACTGTCGAAGTCTTGCACGAAATCTTCTGTAGATTTGGGATTCCAGAGTCGATCAAGGCGGACAATGGGCCACAATTCATAAGTGAGGAGATGAGCAGATTCTGTTCGGAGTATGGCATCGAGTTACGACGAACAACGCCATACTGGCCTCAGGCGAACGGTGAGGTGGAAAGGGCCAACAAGTCAATACTCAAGAATCTCAAGATTAGCCAAGAGTCGGGTGTGGGAGACTGGATTTGGGAGCTGCGGTCATTCTTGCTGATGTACAACTCAACACCACATACCACGACGGGAGTGGCACCGTCGTTCTTGATGTTCGGTCGAATACTTCGAGATAAGCTGCCCAGCATCAGCAACCAAACAGCGACGGCGAACGAGGAATCTGTCCGTGATCAGGATTGGTCGAAGAAACTCAAGGAGGCAGAGTACACCAACACAAAACGACGCGCCAAACCTACGGAACTCAAAGAAGGTGCGGTGGTGGTGGCTAAGCGAACAGTAAAGGAGAACAAGCTATCAACTACATTTGCACCAGAGGAGTTTATCATCACGGAGTTGAAGGGTTCAGACGCAACATTAAAATCAAATACAACAGGACGGATTCTGCACCGGAACGTGGCACATCTGAAACCATTGCTGGACCAGGACCAGGCGGAACCAGATAACGGGAACTCGGTGGAAACGAACTCTGTGGCGGAAGATGGACCAGATAATGGATATCCTGCGGACACGATATCTATGGCGGGAGATGAATCATCACCGGGTCGATCCCGGCCGTCTAGGCGGGCACGCAAGCCCGAGTATCTGCGAGACTACGAAACCTAGCTGATCACATTAAAGTAAGGGGGGAATGTAGAGATCTGTACTGGGAGTTTTGGCAACACGGAAAGGGGCACGGGAGAGAAAGACACCACGCGAGGCCGAGGTCGGACGTGTGTAGTGCGAGTGCGTGTCGAGTGCGACGAGTGCGGACAGAAGAAAGCTCGGAATAAAGAAGTGTTAAATATTA
Coding sequences:
- the LOC120413017 gene encoding uncharacterized protein LOC120413017; amino-acid sequence: MENSRIKPFDVNIEASLLPAEWDTWRQDLESYFVVHKIKTQRDKRAYLVYLGGPGLQGLLKLLPAADKVPHVSRDPPFYDVAVQVLTDHFEPFRRKTYERHLSHKLEQKPGERFADFVMRLRKQIARCGYSAKHADELIADRITAGCHSDDLRNKLLQQDRSLKEILAMGSSTEEVGKHSKKWTNEVRPAVVPDVFKIGARPLGREKFQQKSFRERNASAPRPEHQRYLQGPGHGQNTSRPGQQRLQQVPGQQRIPQGPAHWQNVSHPNRMAQPTCHRCGYFGHTRGDEQCPAFNDTCGLCGRVGHWAVRCFSRTRAKKRSHEEASDRADTKRIRAVTDETENRESKDYVFYAMGRNVFTFQVGGVEIPMIIDSGADANIISQTVWEQMKKADVNALNETIEVDRMLTSYAVKEPMDIIGMFSAEIVAGPNRSFAKFYVVKGGQQCLLGDYTAKDLKVLKVGFDVGAVEGTQGKAFPKMRDVLVEIPIDPNVQPVQQPYRRPPIALEEKIEAKLKSLLDKDIIEPVKGPSSWVSPIVPVIKDNGDIRLCVDMRRANQAVIRETHPLPLVDELLASVDGAVRFSKIDIKDAYHQIEISERSRPITTFLTKKGLYR